A genomic region of uncultured Paludibaculum sp. contains the following coding sequences:
- a CDS encoding undecaprenyl-diphosphate phosphatase, translating to MDLILLIKALVMGIVEGLTEFLPISSTGHLILVGDLLHFNSEAGKVFEIVIQTGAMLAIIWEYREKFLGVLKGLFSDRRAQRFVVNLFVAFLPAALLGLAFLKTIKAHLFKPVPVALAFIVGGLIIVWAERRKHVIRIHSVDDMDWTDALKVGFAQCLAMIPGMSRSGSTIIGGLLFGLSRQAATEFSFFLAVPTLMIAGAYEMYKERALLSMADASWFGVGSVAAFLSAFLCVRWLMRFISTHDFTAFAWYRIVFGGAVLVTAYMGLVNWTAR from the coding sequence ATGGATCTGATTCTTCTGATCAAAGCCCTGGTCATGGGCATCGTCGAGGGGCTTACCGAGTTCCTGCCCATCTCCTCCACCGGGCACCTCATCCTGGTGGGCGACCTGCTCCATTTCAATTCAGAGGCAGGCAAGGTTTTTGAGATCGTCATCCAGACAGGCGCAATGCTGGCCATCATCTGGGAATACCGGGAGAAGTTTCTTGGGGTCCTGAAGGGGCTCTTCTCCGATCGGAGAGCGCAGCGTTTTGTGGTGAACCTGTTCGTCGCATTCCTACCCGCCGCCCTCCTGGGCCTGGCGTTCCTGAAGACAATCAAGGCGCATCTTTTCAAGCCGGTACCGGTGGCGCTGGCGTTCATTGTGGGCGGCCTCATCATCGTTTGGGCGGAACGCCGCAAGCACGTGATCCGCATCCACAGCGTGGACGATATGGACTGGACCGACGCCTTGAAAGTGGGCTTCGCGCAGTGTCTGGCGATGATTCCGGGTATGTCCCGTTCAGGCTCAACGATCATCGGCGGTCTCCTGTTCGGGCTTTCCCGCCAGGCGGCCACCGAGTTTTCGTTCTTCCTGGCCGTCCCTACGTTGATGATTGCGGGCGCCTATGAGATGTACAAGGAGCGGGCCCTGCTCTCGATGGCGGATGCCAGTTGGTTTGGCGTTGGTTCCGTCGCGGCCTTCCTGTCCGCTTTCCTTTGTGTTCGCTGGCTGATGCGCTTCATCAGTACCCACGATTTCACGGCTTTC
- a CDS encoding dihydrodipicolinate synthase family protein: MSDFVGILPALVTPLAEDKSLLTRPFEALLERVYTAGCHGVYVCGNTGEGLALPAATRRQAAEIACRNAPSGVLTVVHVGANDPAEALALADHATQCGANAVSSLPPRHAAGFAQVKSYYQDLAAASGVPVLVYYFPDFTKAISTPDQVLELCAIPNVVGIKFTDFDLYRLSLLRRAGLPVFNGRDEVLAAGLLMNASGGIGSFYNVFPKMVVDIYDLAHSGHWAEARALQHHFNHFIEIVLRFPMIPALKTMLSWSGVDYGISLQQTARLSAEQEQELVAQLRAYAPDLDLLTPEPHAVRSR; encoded by the coding sequence ATGTCGGATTTTGTAGGCATCCTGCCGGCCCTCGTCACCCCCCTGGCGGAGGACAAGTCTCTGCTCACCCGCCCATTTGAGGCCCTGCTCGAGCGCGTTTATACTGCCGGCTGCCACGGCGTCTACGTGTGCGGCAATACGGGAGAAGGCCTCGCTTTGCCGGCCGCAACCCGCCGTCAGGCCGCCGAAATCGCCTGCCGCAACGCACCCTCCGGCGTTCTCACCGTTGTCCACGTCGGTGCCAACGATCCCGCCGAGGCCCTGGCGTTGGCTGACCACGCCACCCAATGCGGCGCCAACGCCGTCAGCAGCCTGCCGCCGCGCCACGCTGCCGGGTTTGCCCAGGTGAAGAGCTACTACCAGGACCTCGCCGCCGCGTCCGGAGTGCCTGTTCTGGTCTACTACTTCCCCGACTTCACGAAAGCCATCTCCACGCCCGACCAGGTGTTGGAACTGTGCGCCATCCCCAACGTGGTGGGCATCAAGTTCACCGACTTCGATCTGTATCGCCTATCGCTGCTGCGTCGCGCCGGCCTGCCCGTCTTCAACGGCCGGGATGAAGTGCTGGCCGCCGGCCTGCTGATGAACGCCAGCGGCGGCATCGGTTCGTTTTACAACGTCTTCCCGAAGATGGTGGTGGACATCTACGACTTGGCGCACTCAGGCCATTGGGCCGAGGCCCGCGCGCTCCAGCACCACTTCAACCACTTCATCGAGATCGTCCTGCGGTTCCCAATGATTCCGGCGCTCAAGACGATGCTGAGCTGGTCTGGAGTCGACTACGGCATCAGCCTCCAGCAGACGGCCCGCCTGAGCGCCGAACAGGAGCAGGAACTTGTGGCTCAATTGAGGGCCTACGCGCCGGATCTGGATCTGTTGACGCCGGAGCCGCACGCTGTCCGCAGCCGCTAG
- a CDS encoding rhodanese-like domain-containing protein, whose translation MATEGTKALSRRGMMRSSLAALTTTAAALAGPAGWNDADLIQPADFAKRLGQKDAKKVAIFHVGFGVLYRSKHIPGSVYVGPCNKPEGIESLRKAAAALPKTQEIVIYCGCCPWDHCPNMKPAFAELKQMGFQNVKALIINTNFSADWIQHGYPVENGQG comes from the coding sequence ATGGCTACTGAAGGAACCAAGGCGCTATCGCGCCGGGGTATGATGCGGAGCTCCCTGGCAGCGTTGACCACCACGGCCGCCGCGCTGGCCGGCCCGGCGGGCTGGAACGATGCCGACCTGATTCAACCGGCTGATTTCGCCAAACGCCTGGGCCAGAAGGATGCGAAGAAGGTCGCGATCTTCCACGTCGGCTTCGGCGTGCTGTATCGCAGTAAGCACATTCCGGGTTCCGTGTATGTTGGTCCGTGCAACAAGCCGGAAGGAATCGAGAGCCTGCGGAAGGCGGCAGCCGCCCTGCCTAAGACACAGGAGATTGTCATCTACTGCGGCTGTTGCCCATGGGATCACTGCCCGAACATGAAGCCGGCCTTTGCCGAGTTGAAACAGATGGGCTTCCAGAATGTGAAGGCGCTGATCATCAACACGAACTTCTCGGCGGACTGGATCCAGCACGGCTATCCGGTGGAAAACGGACAGGGCTGA
- a CDS encoding sigma-54 dependent transcriptional regulator: MEQILVVDDDPGFRRLLETILAGEGYHVDTAGTVDEAIRICGRKQFHLVVSDLRLPDGDGLDVLRWSKEHMPATPVIMITGFGSVASAVEAMKLGAVDYLGKPLSSPDELRMLARKALDQNRAEHERDLLREEQQSRFSCGSIIAEHPSMAKVVELARKVAPTNATVLITGESGTGKEIIAHCIHDNSTRASRAFVPVNCAALSPTLIESELFGHEKGSFTGAVGQHVGRFERAHGGTLFLDEIGELDANLQAKLLRVLQEKMFERVGGTRQISVDVRVIAATNRDLHRSVSDGKFREDLYYRLNLFPIELPPIRERGGDIVKLARFFLQRAGRSMNKPNLRLSPSAEQILMGYVWPGNVRELENMMERMAILCDDLVEADDLPITADGPARPVLFKEIERQAILDALDANAGNRTKTAQQLGISLRTLQYRLKDYGITPA, from the coding sequence ATGGAACAAATTCTGGTGGTCGATGACGATCCGGGCTTTCGCAGACTGCTGGAGACTATTCTGGCGGGGGAAGGCTACCACGTCGATACGGCGGGTACCGTAGACGAAGCGATCCGGATCTGCGGCCGCAAACAGTTCCATCTCGTGGTTTCGGATCTGAGGCTGCCGGACGGAGACGGGTTGGACGTGTTGCGTTGGTCCAAGGAACATATGCCGGCTACCCCGGTGATCATGATCACCGGCTTCGGGTCCGTCGCGTCCGCTGTCGAAGCCATGAAGCTGGGGGCAGTGGACTACCTGGGTAAACCGTTGAGCAGTCCCGACGAACTGCGCATGCTGGCTCGCAAAGCGCTGGATCAGAACCGTGCCGAGCACGAGCGCGACCTGTTGCGTGAGGAGCAGCAAAGCCGGTTCTCGTGCGGGTCTATCATTGCCGAACACCCTTCCATGGCGAAGGTCGTCGAACTGGCCCGCAAAGTCGCTCCGACCAACGCCACCGTACTCATCACTGGAGAGAGTGGCACGGGCAAGGAGATCATCGCTCACTGCATCCACGACAACAGCACCCGGGCGAGCCGGGCATTCGTGCCCGTTAACTGTGCGGCCCTCTCGCCGACGCTGATCGAAAGTGAACTCTTCGGTCACGAAAAGGGATCGTTCACAGGGGCCGTCGGCCAACATGTCGGCCGCTTTGAACGCGCCCATGGCGGGACACTGTTTCTGGACGAGATTGGAGAGCTGGATGCCAACCTCCAGGCCAAACTGCTGCGCGTACTACAGGAGAAGATGTTCGAGCGCGTGGGCGGGACCCGCCAGATCAGCGTCGATGTACGCGTCATCGCCGCCACGAATCGCGATCTGCACCGCTCCGTTTCCGACGGCAAGTTCCGAGAGGATCTGTACTACCGCCTGAACCTGTTTCCCATTGAGCTTCCGCCCATCCGCGAGCGCGGCGGCGACATTGTCAAATTGGCCCGCTTCTTCCTGCAGCGCGCCGGCCGGTCGATGAACAAACCCAACCTGCGGCTTTCGCCTAGCGCCGAACAGATTCTGATGGGCTACGTCTGGCCCGGAAACGTCCGGGAGCTGGAGAACATGATGGAGCGCATGGCCATCCTTTGCGACGATCTGGTGGAAGCTGATGACCTGCCCATCACCGCGGACGGTCCGGCTCGGCCCGTACTATTCAAGGAGATTGAGCGGCAGGCTATTCTCGATGCCTTGGATGCGAATGCCGGCAACCGCACCAAGACCGCACAGCAACTTGGGATCAGCCTGCGCACGCTGCAATACCGGCTCAAGGACTACGGTATTACGCCCGCGTAG
- a CDS encoding ATP-binding protein, whose amino-acid sequence MRQSISRPVRLIWILTAFGLPAMLFYSAIRTYKELDDQKTVYLRSRVAAIAARLETLPPGLSSDEILETFSEEPGLMNLRVLEPPAQAESDPLADLWRGRELFRTENEVVAGRQVFRAFVPFHTGNGLRLARIELAENTADFLVEHARHHLWFAGFGGILILALSLFALWSLERTAEAERRQLELQHLAHIGKMSAVLAHEIRNPLGTIKGFAQLLDEQLPSGYSEYLQPILSETARLEGLVKDLLLYGRPAQAVLRQVESTELAETVQTHIHQALASGAVRLEKSIVSVTFESDPNLLEQALLNLLRNSMEALQERGTGTVRLEVESRDGQVVWRVLDDGPGLSEEARRRLYEPFYTSKAFGTGLGLSITRKLVEALGGQFRIENRAEAGTMATIVLPSRPGE is encoded by the coding sequence GTGAGGCAATCCATCTCCAGGCCCGTCCGGCTGATCTGGATCCTGACGGCCTTTGGTCTGCCGGCGATGCTGTTCTACAGCGCCATCCGCACCTACAAGGAACTGGATGACCAGAAGACGGTCTACCTGCGCAGCCGCGTCGCTGCCATCGCAGCCCGCCTGGAGACCCTTCCCCCGGGGCTCTCGTCCGACGAGATCCTGGAGACCTTCAGCGAAGAGCCCGGCCTGATGAACCTGCGGGTCTTGGAACCCCCGGCACAGGCAGAGTCCGATCCGCTGGCCGATTTGTGGCGGGGCCGCGAGCTGTTTCGCACTGAAAATGAAGTAGTTGCTGGGCGGCAGGTGTTCCGCGCCTTCGTGCCGTTTCACACGGGTAACGGACTGCGGCTGGCTCGCATCGAGCTCGCGGAGAACACCGCCGACTTTCTGGTGGAGCACGCCCGCCACCACCTCTGGTTCGCGGGCTTTGGCGGCATACTCATCCTCGCACTCTCTCTGTTCGCCCTCTGGAGCCTCGAACGGACCGCCGAGGCCGAGCGCCGCCAGTTGGAACTCCAGCACCTCGCTCACATCGGCAAGATGTCGGCCGTGCTGGCCCATGAGATCCGGAACCCCCTGGGCACCATCAAGGGCTTCGCGCAGTTGCTGGACGAGCAACTCCCGTCCGGGTATTCGGAGTATCTCCAGCCCATCCTGTCCGAGACCGCCCGTCTGGAGGGCCTGGTGAAGGATCTTCTCCTCTATGGGCGGCCGGCCCAGGCAGTCCTCCGCCAGGTGGAGAGCACCGAACTGGCGGAAACCGTACAAACCCATATTCACCAGGCGCTGGCCTCGGGGGCGGTGCGGCTGGAGAAATCGATCGTCTCTGTCACGTTCGAATCCGATCCGAATCTCCTCGAGCAGGCGCTCCTGAACCTGCTAAGAAACTCGATGGAGGCCCTGCAGGAGCGCGGCACGGGCACGGTGCGTTTGGAAGTGGAATCGCGAGACGGTCAGGTGGTCTGGCGCGTGCTGGACGACGGTCCGGGACTCAGTGAGGAGGCGCGGCGGCGTTTGTACGAGCCATTCTACACATCCAAGGCATTCGGCACCGGTCTCGGGCTCTCCATCACCCGTAAGTTGGTGGAAGCCTTGGGTGGACAGTTCCGGATTGAGAATCGGGCGGAGGCCGGCACGATGGCCACCATCGTGCTCCCTTCGCGGCCAGGTGAATGA
- a CDS encoding 4Fe-4S binding protein: MPLIQLNPIQHPHPPGNPWFRSPRLIRHGVMLFFFLFLLHVAYEHQLRGGGPKGAPSIEAYCPFGGIENLYQFVTTGGFIRHIEPSAMILMAALLLLSVVLSRGFCGWICPFGSLQEWLGLLGRRIFGRSYNPPGVWVRRLSYLKYLILLVIVALTWHLGTLVFRPYDPFLAFFHLGAGFSELPYAYAILGAVLLASLKYERFFCRYACPLGAVIGLLGKFGLTRITRSDEGCRGCNLCQKKCFTHIEFLSANTINDAECNHCLDCVVHCPKPNVLTLRGLNIHLSHGAYAGLLIAGLAAMIGVSQATAYWRTKPAMVAFTDAAGRLDPEQLRGWMSLQDISDGYGIPLGRLYSAAQLPPQVAAGTHLNQIARNYKLEFEPDRMRDVVRAILAHNEPTAAKAAGGKDHDGSEEVKGFMSLREIASTTNVPEQWLTKRLHVPAGIDPKQPVREWMHRQGKSIQDVRTSVADYRAGRR, translated from the coding sequence ATGCCACTCATCCAACTCAATCCCATCCAACACCCTCACCCTCCTGGCAATCCCTGGTTTCGGTCGCCGCGGCTCATTCGCCACGGCGTCATGCTGTTTTTCTTCCTCTTCTTGCTTCATGTAGCGTATGAGCATCAATTGCGGGGCGGCGGTCCGAAGGGTGCCCCGTCCATTGAGGCCTACTGCCCATTTGGCGGGATCGAGAATCTCTACCAATTCGTTACGACGGGCGGCTTCATTCGGCACATCGAGCCTTCGGCCATGATTCTCATGGCCGCCCTACTGCTGCTGAGCGTTGTACTCAGTCGTGGTTTCTGCGGCTGGATCTGCCCCTTCGGCAGCCTGCAGGAGTGGCTGGGGCTGTTGGGCCGCCGGATCTTCGGCCGGAGCTACAACCCTCCGGGTGTCTGGGTGCGCCGTTTGAGCTATCTGAAGTACCTGATTCTGCTGGTGATCGTTGCCCTCACCTGGCACCTTGGGACCCTCGTGTTCCGACCCTACGATCCGTTTCTCGCCTTCTTTCACCTGGGTGCTGGCTTCAGCGAATTGCCTTACGCCTATGCCATCCTGGGTGCCGTCCTGCTGGCATCACTGAAGTACGAGCGGTTTTTCTGCCGCTACGCCTGCCCGTTGGGTGCCGTCATCGGCCTGCTCGGCAAGTTTGGGCTCACGCGCATCACGCGGTCCGACGAAGGGTGTAGGGGCTGTAACCTATGCCAGAAGAAGTGCTTTACGCACATTGAGTTCCTGTCGGCAAACACCATCAACGACGCCGAGTGCAACCACTGCCTCGATTGCGTGGTGCATTGCCCAAAGCCGAATGTGCTCACGCTGCGAGGCTTGAATATTCACCTGTCGCACGGCGCGTACGCCGGCCTTCTCATCGCCGGTTTGGCGGCAATGATCGGGGTGAGTCAGGCCACCGCCTATTGGCGCACCAAACCGGCAATGGTGGCCTTTACCGATGCCGCCGGGCGGCTCGACCCCGAACAGCTTCGAGGCTGGATGAGTTTGCAGGACATCAGCGACGGCTACGGCATTCCCCTCGGCCGCCTCTACTCGGCGGCGCAGCTTCCGCCGCAGGTCGCGGCCGGGACGCACCTGAATCAGATCGCCAGGAACTACAAGCTCGAGTTCGAGCCCGACCGTATGCGCGACGTTGTGCGGGCTATCCTGGCGCATAACGAACCCACGGCAGCAAAGGCGGCCGGTGGGAAGGACCACGACGGAAGCGAGGAAGTGAAAGGCTTCATGAGCCTGCGCGAGATCGCCTCGACGACCAACGTGCCGGAGCAATGGCTGACGAAGCGGCTGCATGTCCCGGCCGGCATCGACCCGAAGCAACCGGTTCGCGAGTGGATGCACAGGCAGGGTAAAAGTATCCAGGACGTCCGCACCTCGGTGGCGGACTATCGAGCCGGGCGGAGGTAG
- a CDS encoding DNA translocase FtsK produces MKVKIFTRFPRLKEVTGIVLLLASVGLLFALASYDPTDSSWNNATWRAPAHNKIGSVGSHISDLLFQSIGLTAWVVPFLTAWLGLRWMRAKELRSPIARLIGYSLMSASVSGVLDLLEPFHPYDGAFSSGGVAGYLVSSSLIKILNVTGTAILLACMVILSVYLVSTFSVAAIGEAVEQWLMNQLNRVWKRKPKPTMERMAEEMRPEEAESAGMLAQAMAGRRSRGKAAVAGVALSPAGLNADVAQMEEASLEAEIPHYTNGHGESYANGHSNGPGNSYRNGSTAVEDAPPWEQDIPIRSLEDELSPEVVPAPPLPKAPVKPKDEPPRRTSFRVPPTNLLNIVPDREGYDSAELKDVASRIKSKLEEFNVMGNVVQINPGPVVTTFEFKPDAGVKIAKITTLSEDLCLGLQAESILIERIPGKPTMGIEVPNSRREMISLRQILESDEFIESASRLTVALGKDISGRIRISELEKMPHLLIAGSTGSGKSVMLNALIMSVIYKSTPDEVRMIMVDPKRVELGIYDGIPHLLTPVITEPKKAVNALRNAVLEMERRLKLLASYGVRNIDQFNKKVRLANDKPMSLFDENKPKDPVEEERPLPYILIVIDELADLMMLERAGVEESVIRLAQMARAVGMHLVLATQRPSVDVITGLIKANFPARISFRVATRVESRIVLDVMGAEHLLGKGDMLFLPPGTSRLLRVHGAFVTETEITDVVDFWRKQGSPDYDQSYLIAPPSDDDNDEADEADGEEDPLYRDAARVVCEMGKASTSILQRRLRLGYGRAARILDNMQREGIIGPPDGSRPRDVLRRPGWLDAPNGDDD; encoded by the coding sequence ATGAAGGTAAAAATATTCACACGCTTTCCACGCCTCAAAGAGGTGACGGGCATTGTGTTGCTGCTCGCCTCCGTGGGGTTGCTGTTTGCACTCGCCTCCTACGATCCGACTGATTCCAGTTGGAATAACGCCACTTGGCGCGCGCCGGCCCACAACAAGATTGGAAGCGTCGGCTCGCACATTTCCGACCTGCTGTTCCAATCGATCGGCCTCACGGCGTGGGTGGTACCATTCCTTACCGCGTGGTTGGGACTGCGTTGGATGCGGGCGAAGGAACTTCGATCACCCATCGCCCGGCTGATCGGCTACAGTCTCATGTCGGCGTCGGTCTCCGGCGTGCTGGATCTGCTGGAACCCTTCCATCCCTACGACGGGGCCTTCTCGTCCGGCGGCGTGGCGGGCTATCTGGTATCGAGTAGCCTCATCAAGATCCTGAACGTCACCGGTACAGCGATCCTTCTGGCGTGCATGGTGATTCTGTCCGTCTACCTGGTGTCGACGTTCTCGGTCGCGGCGATCGGCGAGGCCGTCGAGCAATGGCTGATGAACCAACTCAACCGGGTGTGGAAGCGGAAGCCCAAGCCGACGATGGAGCGGATGGCCGAGGAGATGCGGCCCGAGGAGGCGGAATCGGCTGGGATGCTGGCCCAGGCCATGGCCGGCAGGAGGTCGCGCGGTAAAGCCGCCGTAGCCGGCGTCGCCCTGAGCCCGGCCGGGCTCAATGCCGATGTCGCCCAAATGGAAGAGGCCAGCCTGGAGGCGGAGATCCCGCACTACACGAACGGCCACGGCGAATCGTATGCCAACGGCCATTCGAACGGACCGGGCAACAGCTATCGAAATGGAAGCACGGCCGTCGAAGACGCTCCGCCGTGGGAGCAGGACATCCCGATTCGTTCTCTGGAGGACGAACTGTCGCCTGAGGTTGTACCGGCGCCGCCCCTCCCGAAAGCGCCGGTGAAGCCGAAAGATGAGCCGCCCCGCCGGACGTCGTTCCGCGTTCCGCCCACGAATCTGCTCAACATCGTGCCGGACCGTGAGGGCTATGACAGCGCGGAACTGAAGGACGTGGCCAGCCGGATCAAGTCGAAACTCGAAGAGTTCAACGTGATGGGCAACGTCGTCCAGATCAACCCTGGCCCGGTGGTCACCACGTTTGAGTTCAAGCCTGATGCTGGCGTGAAGATCGCGAAGATCACCACGTTGAGCGAGGATCTGTGCCTGGGCTTGCAGGCGGAATCGATCCTGATTGAGCGCATCCCCGGCAAGCCGACCATGGGCATCGAAGTCCCGAATTCCCGGCGTGAGATGATCAGCCTGCGCCAGATTCTGGAATCGGATGAGTTCATTGAGTCCGCGTCGCGTCTGACCGTCGCCCTGGGCAAGGATATCAGCGGCCGCATCCGCATCTCCGAACTGGAGAAGATGCCGCACTTGCTGATCGCCGGCTCCACCGGCAGCGGGAAGAGCGTGATGCTGAACGCTCTGATCATGTCGGTGATCTACAAGTCCACGCCCGATGAAGTCCGCATGATCATGGTGGATCCGAAGCGCGTGGAACTGGGGATCTACGACGGGATCCCGCACCTGTTGACGCCGGTGATCACCGAGCCGAAGAAGGCCGTGAACGCTCTGCGCAACGCGGTGCTGGAGATGGAACGCCGGCTCAAACTGCTGGCCAGCTACGGTGTCCGCAACATCGACCAGTTCAACAAGAAGGTCCGGCTGGCGAACGACAAACCGATGTCGTTGTTTGACGAGAATAAGCCGAAGGATCCGGTGGAAGAGGAGCGGCCACTGCCGTACATCCTCATCGTTATCGACGAGTTGGCCGACCTGATGATGCTCGAGCGCGCCGGGGTGGAAGAGTCGGTGATCCGGCTGGCGCAGATGGCTCGCGCGGTGGGTATGCACCTGGTGCTGGCCACACAGCGCCCGAGCGTCGACGTCATCACCGGCTTGATCAAAGCGAACTTCCCGGCCCGCATCAGTTTCCGAGTGGCGACTCGCGTGGAATCGCGCATCGTGCTCGACGTGATGGGCGCCGAGCACCTATTGGGCAAGGGCGACATGCTGTTCCTACCGCCGGGCACGTCGCGACTGCTGCGCGTGCACGGTGCGTTTGTGACCGAGACCGAGATCACCGATGTGGTCGACTTCTGGCGCAAACAAGGTTCGCCGGACTACGACCAGAGCTATCTCATTGCCCCGCCGTCCGACGATGACAACGACGAGGCGGACGAAGCGGACGGCGAAGAAGATCCGCTGTACCGCGACGCAGCGCGCGTTGTGTGCGAGATGGGGAAGGCATCGACATCCATCCTGCAGCGCCGGTTGCGGCTGGGGTATGGCCGCGCGGCTCGAATTTTGGATAATATGCAGCGGGAAGGGATCATCGGACCGCCCGATGGTTCCCGGCCCAGAGACGTTCTGCGGCGCCCCGGTTGGCTGGATGCGCCAAACGGCGACGACGACTGA
- a CDS encoding PRC-barrel domain-containing protein encodes MLRSLNTLFGSVIQAVDGELGHVHDFLFDERGWTVRYIVVETGSWFSSRQVLVSPAAASQPDWERRVVPVSLTQEQVRNSPDVDTEQPVSRQQEIAVSEYYGWPAYWSIEPPLAPVLVTERPVVVEVDTHLRSAREVMTYSVDATDREMGHIDDLIMDDANWFIRYLVAGTGSWFRGQKLLLATRWVSSIVWAESRVVLAQSHDQL; translated from the coding sequence ATGCTTCGCAGCCTGAACACTCTGTTTGGCTCGGTGATTCAAGCCGTAGACGGCGAACTGGGCCATGTGCACGATTTTCTGTTCGATGAGCGTGGTTGGACTGTCCGCTACATTGTTGTGGAAACAGGGAGTTGGTTTTCCAGCCGGCAGGTGCTGGTTTCGCCCGCGGCGGCATCACAGCCGGACTGGGAGCGACGTGTCGTGCCTGTCAGCCTGACGCAGGAGCAGGTGCGCAACAGCCCGGATGTGGACACGGAGCAACCGGTTTCGCGCCAGCAGGAGATCGCTGTCAGCGAGTACTACGGCTGGCCGGCATATTGGTCGATTGAGCCGCCTTTAGCCCCTGTTCTTGTTACCGAGCGTCCGGTCGTCGTCGAGGTGGATACTCACCTGCGGAGCGCCAGAGAGGTGATGACGTACAGTGTCGACGCCACTGATCGCGAGATGGGTCACATCGACGACTTGATTATGGATGATGCGAACTGGTTCATTCGTTATCTGGTGGCGGGCACCGGCAGTTGGTTCCGAGGGCAGAAACTCCTGCTCGCGACCCGCTGGGTAAGTTCCATCGTTTGGGCCGAGAGCCGCGTCGTTCTGGCGCAATCGCACGATCAGCTTTGA
- a CDS encoding phytanoyl-CoA dioxygenase family protein, translated as MASGPLTASQVAEYHEHGFVLARGMFSTAEIDLLGRAAKEDRELDARSFGRNDGEGHVVRLSLWNHPGDAVYGMFARCASIVDSAEALLNGEVYHYHSKMIMKDARVGGAWAWHQDYGYWYQNGVLSPDLCSAFIAVDRATRENGCLQVVPDSHKLGRIDHVLTGEQAGADRERVDAILKRMPLSYVEMEPGEVLFFHSNMLHRSAENNSENPRWSMICCYNAARNDPYKDSHHPRYTPLNKVPDTAILQAGLRRFGDSASDVAWLEAARDESARSLEQPK; from the coding sequence ATGGCAAGTGGTCCCCTGACGGCATCACAAGTGGCGGAATATCACGAACACGGCTTCGTCCTGGCCCGTGGCATGTTCAGCACAGCCGAGATCGACCTGTTGGGAAGAGCAGCTAAGGAAGACCGTGAACTGGACGCACGGTCATTCGGGCGCAACGATGGCGAGGGCCACGTCGTGCGGCTTTCGTTGTGGAATCATCCCGGCGACGCTGTTTACGGCATGTTCGCGCGTTGCGCATCCATCGTCGATTCGGCGGAAGCACTGCTGAACGGCGAGGTCTATCACTATCACTCAAAGATGATCATGAAGGATGCCCGCGTGGGTGGGGCCTGGGCGTGGCACCAGGACTACGGCTACTGGTATCAGAACGGAGTGCTGTCTCCTGATCTGTGCAGTGCGTTCATCGCGGTCGATCGCGCCACTCGCGAAAACGGCTGCCTCCAGGTGGTGCCGGATTCGCACAAACTGGGGCGCATCGATCACGTCCTCACCGGCGAACAGGCCGGCGCCGACCGCGAGCGAGTCGATGCCATTCTGAAACGCATGCCCTTGAGCTACGTCGAGATGGAGCCCGGTGAGGTCCTCTTCTTCCACAGCAACATGCTCCATCGCTCAGCGGAGAACAACTCGGAGAACCCCCGCTGGTCGATGATCTGCTGCTACAACGCGGCGCGCAATGATCCTTACAAGGACTCCCATCATCCCCGTTACACGCCCTTGAATAAGGTGCCGGATACGGCGATCCTGCAGGCTGGGCTTCGCCGGTTTGGGGACTCCGCTTCCGACGTCGCTTGGCTCGAAGCGGCTCGTGACGAGAGCGCGCGCAGTCTGGAGCAGCCCAAGTAG